The Tursiops truncatus isolate mTurTru1 chromosome 6, mTurTru1.mat.Y, whole genome shotgun sequence genome includes a window with the following:
- the NDOR1 gene encoding NADPH-dependent diflavin oxidoreductase 1 isoform X1, whose product MVPPARLRRHSPRASLAPAAVAAAASERQKATPPAPALGPGMQPIPRPPPGTQHWPPADDRLVRTPCPAGRGPRASLPADAGSRKSEPIPAARASGSCLPVQFLNAGDPGAHPDAEHAASGALRQPDRHSRRCVGEAEARGPAQGAWLPGAGPGLLPRGQGEPPDNMKSFWRFIFRRNLPSTSLCQMDFAVLGLGDSSYAKFNFVAKKLHRRLLQLGGSALLPVCLGDDQHELGPDATIDPWLHDLWEKVLGPHPLPLDLGLSPPGIPWPSKFTLKFLQEVPSTCSEELCVAGTDPQGPPSELQPFLAAMVTNQRVTGPSHFQDVRLIEFDITGSGVSFVAGDVVLIQPENTASHVQQFCQALGLDPDQHFTLQPREPGEPQPPLLPPCTAPSSVSPAPGLPPPASPAPHSLPFPTAGVPCPARLPQPCSIQRLVSQYLDIASVPRRSFFELLACLSCHELEREKLLEFSSAQGQEELCEYCTRPRRTVLEVLCDFPHTAGAIPPDYLLDLIPLIRPRAFSIASSLLAHPSRLQILVAVVQYQTRLKEPRRGLCSNWLASLDPGQGPVRVPLWVRSGGLTFPKTPDTPVIMVGPGTGVAPFRAAIQERVAQGETGNVLFFGCRQRDQDFYWEAEWKELQTRGCLTLVTAFSREQEQKVYVQHRLRELGPLVWGLLDLRGAHFYLAGNAKYMPADVSDALTSIFQEEGGLSGPAAAAYLARLQRTLRFQTETWA is encoded by the exons ATGGTGCCACCCGCCAGGCTGCGCCGCCACTCCCCACGGGCCTCGCTGGCGCctgccgccgtcgccgccgcgGCCAGCGAGAGGCAGAAAGCGACCCCGCCTGCCCCGGCCCTCGGCCCCGGTATGCAGCCAATCCCCCGGCCCCCGCCCGGGACCCAGCACTGGCCGCCAGCCGACGATCGCCTTGTTCGGACGCCATGCCCCGCCGGGCGCGGCCCAAGGGCGTCACTTCCGGCCGACGCCGGAAGTCGGAAGTCCGAGCCGATCCCGGCCGCCCGGGCCAGCGGGAGCTGCCTGCCGGTCCAGTTTCTGAATGCAGGGGACCCCGGGGCGCACCCCGATGCCGAACACGCGGCTTCTGGTGCTCTTCGGCAGCCAGACAGGCACAGCCGAAGATGTGTCGGAGAGGCTGAGGCGCGAGGCCCGGCGCAGGGAGCTTGGCTGCCGGGTGCAGGCCCTGGACTCCTACCCCGTG GCCAAGGAGAGCCCCCGGACAACATGAAG AGCTTCTGGAGGTTCATCTTCCGGAGGAACCTGCCATCGACCTCCCTCTGTCAGATGGACTTTGCCGTCCTGGGCCTTGGGGACTCATCTTACGCCAA GTTCAACTTTGTGGCCAAGAAGCTGCACCGACGGCTGCTGCAGCTCGGGGGCAGCGCCCTCCTGCCCGTGTGCCTGGGCGATGACCAGCACGAGCTGGG GCCCGACGCCACCATTGACCCCTGGCTGCACGACCTGTGGGAGAAGGTGCTGGGGCCGCACCCTTTGCCCCTTGACCTCGGCCTGAGCCCGCCCGGAATCCC CTGGCCCTCCAAGTTCACCCTGAAGTTCCTCCAGGAGGTCCCCAGCACGTGCTCTGAGGAGCTGTGTGTGGCCGGGACAGACCCTCAGGGACCCCCTTCAGAGTTACAGCCCTTCCTGGCAGCCATGGTCACCAATCAGAGGGTCACCGGCCCCTCACACTTCCAGGATGTTCGGCTGATTGAGTTCGACATCACGGGCTCTGGGGTCAG CTTTGTGGCTGGCGACGTGGTGCTGATACAGCCCGAGAACACGGCCAGCCACGTCCAGCAGTTCTGTCAGGCACTGGGCCTGGACCCTGACCAGCACTTCACGCTGCAGCCCCGGGAGCCGGGTGAGCCCCAGCCGCCGCTGCTGCCACCGTGCACTGCGCCCTCTTCTGTGTCCCCCGCCCCCGGGCTGCCCCCACCCGCGTCCCCAGCCCCCCACAGCCTCCCATTCCCCACTGCAGGTGTCCCCTGCCCCGCGCggctgccccagccctgctccatTCAGCGCCTCGTGTCCCAGTACCTGGACATCGCCAGCGTCCCCCGCCGCTCCTTCTTTGAGCTCTTGGCCTGCCTCTCCTGCCATGAGCTCGAGCGGGAGAAGCTGCTGGAGTTCAGCTCGGCCCAGGGCCAGGAGGAGCTATGCGAGTACTGCACCCGGCCCCGCAGGACGGTCCTGGAG GTGCTGTGCGACTTCCCACACACGGCTGGCGCCATCCCCCCGGACTACCTGTTGGACCTTATCCCCCTGATCCGGCCGCGGGCCTTCTCCATCGCCTCTTCTCTGCTG gcacacCCCTCGAGGCTGCAGATTCTCGTGGCAGTGGTGCAGTACCAGACGCGCCTCAAGGAGCCCCGCCGGGGCCTCTGTTCCAACTGGCTGGCGTCTCTGGACCCTGGGCAAG GACCTGTTCGGGTGCCCCTGTGGGTGCGGTCCGGGGGCCTGACGTTCCCAAAGACACCAGACACGCCTGTGATCATGGTGGGGCCAGGCACTGGCGTGGCCCCCTTCCGAGCGGCCATCCAGGAGCGAGTGGCCCAGGGTGAGACCG GAAACGTCTTGTTCTTCGGCTGCCGCCAGCGGGACCAGGACTTCTACTGGGAGGCCGAGTGGAAGGAGCTGCAGACGCGGGGCTGCCTGACTCTCGTCACGGCCTTCTCCCGGGAGCAG GAGCAGAAGGTGTACGTGCAGCACCGGCTCCGGGAGCTCGGGCCGCTGGTGTGGGGGCTGCTGGATCTCCGGGGCGCTCACTTCTACCTGGCGGG CAACGCCAAGTACATGCCAGCTGATGTGTCGGACGCCCTGACGTCCATCTTCCAGGAGGAGGGCGGGCTCTCCGGCCCCGCCGCGGCCGCCTACCTCGCCAGGCTCCAGCGGACCCTGCGTTTCCAGACCGAGACGTGGGCCTGA
- the NDOR1 gene encoding NADPH-dependent diflavin oxidoreductase 1 isoform X3, with protein MVPPARLRRHSPRASLAPAAVAAAASERQKATPPAPALGPGMQPIPRPPPGTQHWPPADDRLVRTPCPAGRGPRASLPADAGSRKSEPIPAARASGSCLPVQFLNAGDPGAHPDAEHAASGALRQPDRHSRRCVGEAEARGPAQGAWLPGAGPGLLPRGQGEPPDNMKSFWRFIFRRNLPSTSLCQMDFAVLGLGDSSYAKFNFVAKKLHRRLLQLGGSALLPVCLGDDQHELGPDATIDPWLHDLWEKVLGPHPLPLDLGLSPPGIPWPSKFTLKFLQEVPSTCSEELCVAGTDPQGPPSELQPFLAAMVTNQRVTGPSHFQDVRLIEFDITGSGVSFVAGDVVLIQPENTASHVQQFCQALGLDPDQHFTLQPREPGVPCPARLPQPCSIQRLVSQYLDIASVPRRSFFELLACLSCHELEREKLLEFSSAQGQEELCEYCTRPRRTVLEVLCDFPHTAGAIPPDYLLDLIPLIRPRAFSIASSLLAHPSRLQILVAVVQYQTRLKEPRRGLCSNWLASLDPGQGPVRVPLWVRSGGLTFPKTPDTPVIMVGPGTGVAPFRAAIQERVAQGETGNVLFFGCRQRDQDFYWEAEWKELQTRGCLTLVTAFSREQEQKVYVQHRLRELGPLVWGLLDLRGAHFYLAGNAKYMPADVSDALTSIFQEEGGLSGPAAAAYLARLQRTLRFQTETWA; from the exons ATGGTGCCACCCGCCAGGCTGCGCCGCCACTCCCCACGGGCCTCGCTGGCGCctgccgccgtcgccgccgcgGCCAGCGAGAGGCAGAAAGCGACCCCGCCTGCCCCGGCCCTCGGCCCCGGTATGCAGCCAATCCCCCGGCCCCCGCCCGGGACCCAGCACTGGCCGCCAGCCGACGATCGCCTTGTTCGGACGCCATGCCCCGCCGGGCGCGGCCCAAGGGCGTCACTTCCGGCCGACGCCGGAAGTCGGAAGTCCGAGCCGATCCCGGCCGCCCGGGCCAGCGGGAGCTGCCTGCCGGTCCAGTTTCTGAATGCAGGGGACCCCGGGGCGCACCCCGATGCCGAACACGCGGCTTCTGGTGCTCTTCGGCAGCCAGACAGGCACAGCCGAAGATGTGTCGGAGAGGCTGAGGCGCGAGGCCCGGCGCAGGGAGCTTGGCTGCCGGGTGCAGGCCCTGGACTCCTACCCCGTG GCCAAGGAGAGCCCCCGGACAACATGAAG AGCTTCTGGAGGTTCATCTTCCGGAGGAACCTGCCATCGACCTCCCTCTGTCAGATGGACTTTGCCGTCCTGGGCCTTGGGGACTCATCTTACGCCAA GTTCAACTTTGTGGCCAAGAAGCTGCACCGACGGCTGCTGCAGCTCGGGGGCAGCGCCCTCCTGCCCGTGTGCCTGGGCGATGACCAGCACGAGCTGGG GCCCGACGCCACCATTGACCCCTGGCTGCACGACCTGTGGGAGAAGGTGCTGGGGCCGCACCCTTTGCCCCTTGACCTCGGCCTGAGCCCGCCCGGAATCCC CTGGCCCTCCAAGTTCACCCTGAAGTTCCTCCAGGAGGTCCCCAGCACGTGCTCTGAGGAGCTGTGTGTGGCCGGGACAGACCCTCAGGGACCCCCTTCAGAGTTACAGCCCTTCCTGGCAGCCATGGTCACCAATCAGAGGGTCACCGGCCCCTCACACTTCCAGGATGTTCGGCTGATTGAGTTCGACATCACGGGCTCTGGGGTCAG CTTTGTGGCTGGCGACGTGGTGCTGATACAGCCCGAGAACACGGCCAGCCACGTCCAGCAGTTCTGTCAGGCACTGGGCCTGGACCCTGACCAGCACTTCACGCTGCAGCCCCGGGAGCCGG GTGTCCCCTGCCCCGCGCggctgccccagccctgctccatTCAGCGCCTCGTGTCCCAGTACCTGGACATCGCCAGCGTCCCCCGCCGCTCCTTCTTTGAGCTCTTGGCCTGCCTCTCCTGCCATGAGCTCGAGCGGGAGAAGCTGCTGGAGTTCAGCTCGGCCCAGGGCCAGGAGGAGCTATGCGAGTACTGCACCCGGCCCCGCAGGACGGTCCTGGAG GTGCTGTGCGACTTCCCACACACGGCTGGCGCCATCCCCCCGGACTACCTGTTGGACCTTATCCCCCTGATCCGGCCGCGGGCCTTCTCCATCGCCTCTTCTCTGCTG gcacacCCCTCGAGGCTGCAGATTCTCGTGGCAGTGGTGCAGTACCAGACGCGCCTCAAGGAGCCCCGCCGGGGCCTCTGTTCCAACTGGCTGGCGTCTCTGGACCCTGGGCAAG GACCTGTTCGGGTGCCCCTGTGGGTGCGGTCCGGGGGCCTGACGTTCCCAAAGACACCAGACACGCCTGTGATCATGGTGGGGCCAGGCACTGGCGTGGCCCCCTTCCGAGCGGCCATCCAGGAGCGAGTGGCCCAGGGTGAGACCG GAAACGTCTTGTTCTTCGGCTGCCGCCAGCGGGACCAGGACTTCTACTGGGAGGCCGAGTGGAAGGAGCTGCAGACGCGGGGCTGCCTGACTCTCGTCACGGCCTTCTCCCGGGAGCAG GAGCAGAAGGTGTACGTGCAGCACCGGCTCCGGGAGCTCGGGCCGCTGGTGTGGGGGCTGCTGGATCTCCGGGGCGCTCACTTCTACCTGGCGGG CAACGCCAAGTACATGCCAGCTGATGTGTCGGACGCCCTGACGTCCATCTTCCAGGAGGAGGGCGGGCTCTCCGGCCCCGCCGCGGCCGCCTACCTCGCCAGGCTCCAGCGGACCCTGCGTTTCCAGACCGAGACGTGGGCCTGA
- the NDOR1 gene encoding NADPH-dependent diflavin oxidoreductase 1 isoform X6 gives MPNTRLLVLFGSQTGTAEDVSERLRREARRRELGCRVQALDSYPVVNLINEPLVIFVCATTGQGEPPDNMKSFWRFIFRRNLPSTSLCQMDFAVLGLGDSSYAKFNFVAKKLHRRLLQLGGSALLPVCLGDDQHELGWPSKFTLKFLQEVPSTCSEELCVAGTDPQGPPSELQPFLAAMVTNQRVTGPSHFQDVRLIEFDITGSGVSFVAGDVVLIQPENTASHVQQFCQALGLDPDQHFTLQPREPGVPCPARLPQPCSIQRLVSQYLDIASVPRRSFFELLACLSCHELEREKLLEFSSAQGQEELCEYCTRPRRTVLEVLCDFPHTAGAIPPDYLLDLIPLIRPRAFSIASSLLAHPSRLQILVAVVQYQTRLKEPRRGLCSNWLASLDPGQGPVRVPLWVRSGGLTFPKTPDTPVIMVGPGTGVAPFRAAIQERVAQGETGNVLFFGCRQRDQDFYWEAEWKELQTRGCLTLVTAFSREQEQKVYVQHRLRELGPLVWGLLDLRGAHFYLAGNAKYMPADVSDALTSIFQEEGGLSGPAAAAYLARLQRTLRFQTETWA, from the exons ATGCCGAACACGCGGCTTCTGGTGCTCTTCGGCAGCCAGACAGGCACAGCCGAAGATGTGTCGGAGAGGCTGAGGCGCGAGGCCCGGCGCAGGGAGCTTGGCTGCCGGGTGCAGGCCCTGGACTCCTACCCCGTG GTGAATCTGATAAACGAGCCCCTGGTGATATTTGTTTGTGCAACTACAGGCCAAGGAGAGCCCCCGGACAACATGAAG AGCTTCTGGAGGTTCATCTTCCGGAGGAACCTGCCATCGACCTCCCTCTGTCAGATGGACTTTGCCGTCCTGGGCCTTGGGGACTCATCTTACGCCAA GTTCAACTTTGTGGCCAAGAAGCTGCACCGACGGCTGCTGCAGCTCGGGGGCAGCGCCCTCCTGCCCGTGTGCCTGGGCGATGACCAGCACGAGCTGGG CTGGCCCTCCAAGTTCACCCTGAAGTTCCTCCAGGAGGTCCCCAGCACGTGCTCTGAGGAGCTGTGTGTGGCCGGGACAGACCCTCAGGGACCCCCTTCAGAGTTACAGCCCTTCCTGGCAGCCATGGTCACCAATCAGAGGGTCACCGGCCCCTCACACTTCCAGGATGTTCGGCTGATTGAGTTCGACATCACGGGCTCTGGGGTCAG CTTTGTGGCTGGCGACGTGGTGCTGATACAGCCCGAGAACACGGCCAGCCACGTCCAGCAGTTCTGTCAGGCACTGGGCCTGGACCCTGACCAGCACTTCACGCTGCAGCCCCGGGAGCCGG GTGTCCCCTGCCCCGCGCggctgccccagccctgctccatTCAGCGCCTCGTGTCCCAGTACCTGGACATCGCCAGCGTCCCCCGCCGCTCCTTCTTTGAGCTCTTGGCCTGCCTCTCCTGCCATGAGCTCGAGCGGGAGAAGCTGCTGGAGTTCAGCTCGGCCCAGGGCCAGGAGGAGCTATGCGAGTACTGCACCCGGCCCCGCAGGACGGTCCTGGAG GTGCTGTGCGACTTCCCACACACGGCTGGCGCCATCCCCCCGGACTACCTGTTGGACCTTATCCCCCTGATCCGGCCGCGGGCCTTCTCCATCGCCTCTTCTCTGCTG gcacacCCCTCGAGGCTGCAGATTCTCGTGGCAGTGGTGCAGTACCAGACGCGCCTCAAGGAGCCCCGCCGGGGCCTCTGTTCCAACTGGCTGGCGTCTCTGGACCCTGGGCAAG GACCTGTTCGGGTGCCCCTGTGGGTGCGGTCCGGGGGCCTGACGTTCCCAAAGACACCAGACACGCCTGTGATCATGGTGGGGCCAGGCACTGGCGTGGCCCCCTTCCGAGCGGCCATCCAGGAGCGAGTGGCCCAGGGTGAGACCG GAAACGTCTTGTTCTTCGGCTGCCGCCAGCGGGACCAGGACTTCTACTGGGAGGCCGAGTGGAAGGAGCTGCAGACGCGGGGCTGCCTGACTCTCGTCACGGCCTTCTCCCGGGAGCAG GAGCAGAAGGTGTACGTGCAGCACCGGCTCCGGGAGCTCGGGCCGCTGGTGTGGGGGCTGCTGGATCTCCGGGGCGCTCACTTCTACCTGGCGGG CAACGCCAAGTACATGCCAGCTGATGTGTCGGACGCCCTGACGTCCATCTTCCAGGAGGAGGGCGGGCTCTCCGGCCCCGCCGCGGCCGCCTACCTCGCCAGGCTCCAGCGGACCCTGCGTTTCCAGACCGAGACGTGGGCCTGA
- the NDOR1 gene encoding NADPH-dependent diflavin oxidoreductase 1 isoform X5: MVPPARLRRHSPRASLAPAAVAAAASERQKATPPAPALGPGMQPIPRPPPGTQHWPPADDRLVRTPCPAGRGPRASLPADAGSRKSEPIPAARASGSCLPVQFLNAGDPGAHPDAEHAASGALRQPDRHSRRCVGEAEARGPAQGAWLPGAGPGLLPRGQGEPPDNMKSFWRFIFRRNLPSTSLCQMDFAVLGLGDSSYAKFNFVAKKLHRRLLQLGGSALLPVCLGDDQHELGPDATIDPWLHDLWEKVLGPHPLPLDLGLSPPGIPWPSKFTLKFLQEVPSTCSEELCVAGTDPQGPPSELQPFLAAMVTNQRVTGPSHFQDVRLIEFDITGSGVSFVAGDVVLIQPENTASHVQQFCQALGLDPDQHFTLQPREPGAVRLPTHGWRHPPGLPVGPYPPDPAAGLLHRLFSAGPVRVPLWVRSGGLTFPKTPDTPVIMVGPGTGVAPFRAAIQERVAQGETGNVLFFGCRQRDQDFYWEAEWKELQTRGCLTLVTAFSREQEQKVYVQHRLRELGPLVWGLLDLRGAHFYLAGNAKYMPADVSDALTSIFQEEGGLSGPAAAAYLARLQRTLRFQTETWA, translated from the exons ATGGTGCCACCCGCCAGGCTGCGCCGCCACTCCCCACGGGCCTCGCTGGCGCctgccgccgtcgccgccgcgGCCAGCGAGAGGCAGAAAGCGACCCCGCCTGCCCCGGCCCTCGGCCCCGGTATGCAGCCAATCCCCCGGCCCCCGCCCGGGACCCAGCACTGGCCGCCAGCCGACGATCGCCTTGTTCGGACGCCATGCCCCGCCGGGCGCGGCCCAAGGGCGTCACTTCCGGCCGACGCCGGAAGTCGGAAGTCCGAGCCGATCCCGGCCGCCCGGGCCAGCGGGAGCTGCCTGCCGGTCCAGTTTCTGAATGCAGGGGACCCCGGGGCGCACCCCGATGCCGAACACGCGGCTTCTGGTGCTCTTCGGCAGCCAGACAGGCACAGCCGAAGATGTGTCGGAGAGGCTGAGGCGCGAGGCCCGGCGCAGGGAGCTTGGCTGCCGGGTGCAGGCCCTGGACTCCTACCCCGTG GCCAAGGAGAGCCCCCGGACAACATGAAG AGCTTCTGGAGGTTCATCTTCCGGAGGAACCTGCCATCGACCTCCCTCTGTCAGATGGACTTTGCCGTCCTGGGCCTTGGGGACTCATCTTACGCCAA GTTCAACTTTGTGGCCAAGAAGCTGCACCGACGGCTGCTGCAGCTCGGGGGCAGCGCCCTCCTGCCCGTGTGCCTGGGCGATGACCAGCACGAGCTGGG GCCCGACGCCACCATTGACCCCTGGCTGCACGACCTGTGGGAGAAGGTGCTGGGGCCGCACCCTTTGCCCCTTGACCTCGGCCTGAGCCCGCCCGGAATCCC CTGGCCCTCCAAGTTCACCCTGAAGTTCCTCCAGGAGGTCCCCAGCACGTGCTCTGAGGAGCTGTGTGTGGCCGGGACAGACCCTCAGGGACCCCCTTCAGAGTTACAGCCCTTCCTGGCAGCCATGGTCACCAATCAGAGGGTCACCGGCCCCTCACACTTCCAGGATGTTCGGCTGATTGAGTTCGACATCACGGGCTCTGGGGTCAG CTTTGTGGCTGGCGACGTGGTGCTGATACAGCCCGAGAACACGGCCAGCCACGTCCAGCAGTTCTGTCAGGCACTGGGCCTGGACCCTGACCAGCACTTCACGCTGCAGCCCCGGGAGCCGG GTGCTGTGCGACTTCCCACACACGGCTGGCGCCATCCCCCCGGACTACCTGTTGGACCTTATCCCCCTGATCCGGCCGCGGGCCTTCTCCATCGCCTCTTCTCTGCTG GACCTGTTCGGGTGCCCCTGTGGGTGCGGTCCGGGGGCCTGACGTTCCCAAAGACACCAGACACGCCTGTGATCATGGTGGGGCCAGGCACTGGCGTGGCCCCCTTCCGAGCGGCCATCCAGGAGCGAGTGGCCCAGGGTGAGACCG GAAACGTCTTGTTCTTCGGCTGCCGCCAGCGGGACCAGGACTTCTACTGGGAGGCCGAGTGGAAGGAGCTGCAGACGCGGGGCTGCCTGACTCTCGTCACGGCCTTCTCCCGGGAGCAG GAGCAGAAGGTGTACGTGCAGCACCGGCTCCGGGAGCTCGGGCCGCTGGTGTGGGGGCTGCTGGATCTCCGGGGCGCTCACTTCTACCTGGCGGG CAACGCCAAGTACATGCCAGCTGATGTGTCGGACGCCCTGACGTCCATCTTCCAGGAGGAGGGCGGGCTCTCCGGCCCCGCCGCGGCCGCCTACCTCGCCAGGCTCCAGCGGACCCTGCGTTTCCAGACCGAGACGTGGGCCTGA
- the NDOR1 gene encoding NADPH-dependent diflavin oxidoreductase 1 isoform X2 — translation MVPPARLRRHSPRASLAPAAVAAAASERQKATPPAPALGPGMQPIPRPPPGTQHWPPADDRLVRTPCPAGRGPRASLPADAGSRKSEPIPAARASGSCLPVQFLNAGDPGAHPDAEHAASGALRQPDRHSRRCVGEAEARGPAQGAWLPGAGPGLLPRGQGEPPDNMKSFWRFIFRRNLPSTSLCQMDFAVLGLGDSSYAKFNFVAKKLHRRLLQLGGSALLPVCLGDDQHELGWPSKFTLKFLQEVPSTCSEELCVAGTDPQGPPSELQPFLAAMVTNQRVTGPSHFQDVRLIEFDITGSGVSFVAGDVVLIQPENTASHVQQFCQALGLDPDQHFTLQPREPGEPQPPLLPPCTAPSSVSPAPGLPPPASPAPHSLPFPTAGVPCPARLPQPCSIQRLVSQYLDIASVPRRSFFELLACLSCHELEREKLLEFSSAQGQEELCEYCTRPRRTVLEVLCDFPHTAGAIPPDYLLDLIPLIRPRAFSIASSLLAHPSRLQILVAVVQYQTRLKEPRRGLCSNWLASLDPGQGPVRVPLWVRSGGLTFPKTPDTPVIMVGPGTGVAPFRAAIQERVAQGETGNVLFFGCRQRDQDFYWEAEWKELQTRGCLTLVTAFSREQEQKVYVQHRLRELGPLVWGLLDLRGAHFYLAGNAKYMPADVSDALTSIFQEEGGLSGPAAAAYLARLQRTLRFQTETWA, via the exons ATGGTGCCACCCGCCAGGCTGCGCCGCCACTCCCCACGGGCCTCGCTGGCGCctgccgccgtcgccgccgcgGCCAGCGAGAGGCAGAAAGCGACCCCGCCTGCCCCGGCCCTCGGCCCCGGTATGCAGCCAATCCCCCGGCCCCCGCCCGGGACCCAGCACTGGCCGCCAGCCGACGATCGCCTTGTTCGGACGCCATGCCCCGCCGGGCGCGGCCCAAGGGCGTCACTTCCGGCCGACGCCGGAAGTCGGAAGTCCGAGCCGATCCCGGCCGCCCGGGCCAGCGGGAGCTGCCTGCCGGTCCAGTTTCTGAATGCAGGGGACCCCGGGGCGCACCCCGATGCCGAACACGCGGCTTCTGGTGCTCTTCGGCAGCCAGACAGGCACAGCCGAAGATGTGTCGGAGAGGCTGAGGCGCGAGGCCCGGCGCAGGGAGCTTGGCTGCCGGGTGCAGGCCCTGGACTCCTACCCCGTG GCCAAGGAGAGCCCCCGGACAACATGAAG AGCTTCTGGAGGTTCATCTTCCGGAGGAACCTGCCATCGACCTCCCTCTGTCAGATGGACTTTGCCGTCCTGGGCCTTGGGGACTCATCTTACGCCAA GTTCAACTTTGTGGCCAAGAAGCTGCACCGACGGCTGCTGCAGCTCGGGGGCAGCGCCCTCCTGCCCGTGTGCCTGGGCGATGACCAGCACGAGCTGGG CTGGCCCTCCAAGTTCACCCTGAAGTTCCTCCAGGAGGTCCCCAGCACGTGCTCTGAGGAGCTGTGTGTGGCCGGGACAGACCCTCAGGGACCCCCTTCAGAGTTACAGCCCTTCCTGGCAGCCATGGTCACCAATCAGAGGGTCACCGGCCCCTCACACTTCCAGGATGTTCGGCTGATTGAGTTCGACATCACGGGCTCTGGGGTCAG CTTTGTGGCTGGCGACGTGGTGCTGATACAGCCCGAGAACACGGCCAGCCACGTCCAGCAGTTCTGTCAGGCACTGGGCCTGGACCCTGACCAGCACTTCACGCTGCAGCCCCGGGAGCCGGGTGAGCCCCAGCCGCCGCTGCTGCCACCGTGCACTGCGCCCTCTTCTGTGTCCCCCGCCCCCGGGCTGCCCCCACCCGCGTCCCCAGCCCCCCACAGCCTCCCATTCCCCACTGCAGGTGTCCCCTGCCCCGCGCggctgccccagccctgctccatTCAGCGCCTCGTGTCCCAGTACCTGGACATCGCCAGCGTCCCCCGCCGCTCCTTCTTTGAGCTCTTGGCCTGCCTCTCCTGCCATGAGCTCGAGCGGGAGAAGCTGCTGGAGTTCAGCTCGGCCCAGGGCCAGGAGGAGCTATGCGAGTACTGCACCCGGCCCCGCAGGACGGTCCTGGAG GTGCTGTGCGACTTCCCACACACGGCTGGCGCCATCCCCCCGGACTACCTGTTGGACCTTATCCCCCTGATCCGGCCGCGGGCCTTCTCCATCGCCTCTTCTCTGCTG gcacacCCCTCGAGGCTGCAGATTCTCGTGGCAGTGGTGCAGTACCAGACGCGCCTCAAGGAGCCCCGCCGGGGCCTCTGTTCCAACTGGCTGGCGTCTCTGGACCCTGGGCAAG GACCTGTTCGGGTGCCCCTGTGGGTGCGGTCCGGGGGCCTGACGTTCCCAAAGACACCAGACACGCCTGTGATCATGGTGGGGCCAGGCACTGGCGTGGCCCCCTTCCGAGCGGCCATCCAGGAGCGAGTGGCCCAGGGTGAGACCG GAAACGTCTTGTTCTTCGGCTGCCGCCAGCGGGACCAGGACTTCTACTGGGAGGCCGAGTGGAAGGAGCTGCAGACGCGGGGCTGCCTGACTCTCGTCACGGCCTTCTCCCGGGAGCAG GAGCAGAAGGTGTACGTGCAGCACCGGCTCCGGGAGCTCGGGCCGCTGGTGTGGGGGCTGCTGGATCTCCGGGGCGCTCACTTCTACCTGGCGGG CAACGCCAAGTACATGCCAGCTGATGTGTCGGACGCCCTGACGTCCATCTTCCAGGAGGAGGGCGGGCTCTCCGGCCCCGCCGCGGCCGCCTACCTCGCCAGGCTCCAGCGGACCCTGCGTTTCCAGACCGAGACGTGGGCCTGA